One window from the genome of Gimesia aquarii encodes:
- a CDS encoding EF-hand domain-containing protein encodes MFNKKKSSSIICRYFFYRWIFVLYFVCFGLPSLEADTSKQKLETKKENTEGSPRSKPPISLEGLKAAFRSRDIDQDGRVTEAEFVASFPKEKQPEAKRNFRLFNRDGDDVLSFAEYRSIAGLIPVALREGLPHPLQSQLEEQLTVLKKQWLEWDTDRNDHLSPEEFKAAKIHERITGLPEVDLKEWDCDADGKVSLEDCRRVLEAAYGLRRLDGQPLYLPSGQVVYWWHFKNLDQDHNDQLTLDEFLKYYRQYGEEQGKKRFTDGDTDQNQLISLPEWAAMPGLLLDPISEFQALDRNLDAFVDQNELMEHTAKWLQPLTRYTFPGFDLDRDGKLTLDEYRMTMPANKLENWAVTSRDSDFDGRLSLNELSWTSGLELSLLRQEYFRRLDTNQSGFLELNEYQFSIDSSRVPKEIVLEITFSTKDSDKDGRISKAEYVSSFPKEKQPEAKRDFLLFNRDGDDHLSLAEYRTIPGQVPVALREGLPHPLQPQLEQQLAVLKKQWPEWDSDRNDHLSPEEFKAAKIHERITGLPEADLKEWDRDADGKVSLEDCRRVLEAAYGIRRLDGQPLYLPSGQVVYWWHFKDLDRDRNNQLTLKEFQAYYNRFGEEEAVKRFQKGDTDQGRTISVKEWAAMPGHLLDPIAEFRKMDVNLDASLDEAELMEGIAPFLRPLAQFTFPGFDLDQDGRLSLDEYRLTLVANRIENWDVTSRDTDHDGRLSLQEMAWIPGLELSLLRQDYFRQLDQNQNGYLELDEFKVSIDGGKVPGEVALKAGFYSRDANRDRKVTEAEFVASFPKEKQPEAKRNFRLFNRDGDDVLSFAEYRSIAGLIPVALREGLPHPLQSQLEEQLTVLKKQWLEWDTDRNDHLSPEEFKAAKIHERITGLPEVDLKEWDCDADGKVSLEDCRRVLEAAYGLRRLDGQPLYLPSGQVVYWWHFKNLDQDHNDQLTLDEFLKYYRQYGEEQGKKRFTDGDTDQNQLISLPEWAAMPGLLLDPISEFQALDRNLDAFVDQNELMEHTAKWLQPLTRYTFPGFDLDRDGKLTLDEYRMTMPANKLENWAVTSRDSDFDGRLSLNELSWTSGLELSLLRQEYFRRLDTNQSGFLELNEYQFSIDSSRVPKEIVLEITFSTKDSDKDGRISKAEYVSSFPKEKQPEAKRDFLLFNRDGDDHLSLAEYRTIPGQVPVALREGLPHPLQPQLEQQLAVLKKQWPEWDSDRNDHLSPEEFKAAKIHERITGLPEADLKEWDRDADGKVSLEDCRRVLEAAYGIRRLDGQPLYLPSGQVVYWWHFKDLDRDRNNQLTLKEFQAYYNRFGEEEAVKRFQKGDTDQGRTISVKEWAAMPGHLLDPIAEFRKMDVNLDASLDEAELMEGIAPFLRPLAQFTFPGFDLDQDGRLSLDEYRLTLVANRIENWDVTSRDTDHDGRLSLQEMAWIPGLELSLLRQDYFRQLDQNQNGYLELDEFKVSIDGGKVPGEVALKAGFYSRDANRDRKVTEAEFVASLPKEKQPEAKRNFRLFNRDGDDVLSFAEYRSIAGLIPVTLREGLPHPLQPQLEQQLAVLKKQWLEWDTDRNDHLSPEEFKAAKIHERITGLPEADLKEWDRDADGKVSLEDCRRVLEAAYGLRRLDGQPLYLPSGQIVYWWHFKDLDRDRNNQLTLKEFQAYYNRFGEEEAVKRFQKGDTDQGGTISVKEWAAMPGNLIDTVADFQKMDTDLDGKVNQKELMEGVMTFLRPLARFTFPGFDINQDGFLSLDEYRLTLPVNRIENWSTLSRDRDHDGRLSLQEMAWIPGMELSLLRQEYFQRLDVNKDGFLDLDEFNFILDSTKVPAKVALKFGFKIQDTNHDGYVNETEFLSSFPKEKQPEAKRDFQLFNRNGDKYLSFDEYRTIAGLVPVSLRSELSHPLTVLVEEQLAVLKKQWPEWDSDRNDHLSPEEFKAVKIHERITGLPEADLKEWDCDADGKISLEDCRRVLEAAYGIRRLDGQPLHLPSGQVVYWWHFKALDRDHDDELTLQEFMAYYQRLGDEAGKKRFVEGDQDQNAKINLTEWAAMPGHLLDPIAEFRKMDVNLDASLDEAELMEGIAPFLRPLAQFTFPGFDLDQDGRLSLDEYRLTLVANRIENWDVTSRDTDHDGRLSLQEMAWIPGLELSLLRQDYFRQLDQNQNGYLELDEFKVSIDGGKVPGEVALKAGFYSRDANRDRKVTEAEFVASFPKEKQPEAKRNFRLFNRDGDDVLSFAEYRSIAGLIPVALREGLPHPLQSQLEEQLTVLKKQWLEWDTDRNDHLSPEEFKAAKIHERITGLPEVDLKEWDCDADGKVSLEDCRRVLEAAYGLRRLDGQPLYLPSGQVVYWWHFKNLDQDHNDQLTLDEFLKYYRQYGEEQGKKRFTDGDTDQNQLISLPEWAAMPGLLLDPISEFQALDRNLDAFVDQNELMEHTAKWLQPLTRYTFPGFDLDRDGKLTLDEYRMTMPANKLENWAVTSRDSDFDGRLSLNELSWTSGLELSLLRQEYFRRLDTNQSGFLELNEYQFSIDSSRVPKEIVLEITFSTKDSDKDGRISKAEYVSSFPKEKQPEAKRDFLLFNRDGDDHLSLAEYRTIPGQVPVALRSELPHPLTSMIKKQMNRIEKNWGQWDQDGDDVLSPKEYESTTLKTYIPSIAPLDLNDWDRDTDGKINREDCLRVIEAAYGMRRLDGQVLQLPTGLVVYWWHFKDLDRDHDDYLTLKEFQTYYNRFGEEEAVKRFQKGDTDQGGTISVKEWAAMPGFLLNPISEFRKLDTSYDGMVTRKELTEGVAPFLKPLAETVFPGFDLNQDGVLSLDEYRMTPVANRVENWMVRARDQNNDGKLSLSELPWTPGLELSLLRKEYFDRLDGNRDGFLDLNEYQFSIDFNNTPPEVVLQNGFRKRDTDQDGSLSQSEYISAFPTEKKPEAKRDFQLFDRDADHRLSVDEYAAIPGMAPSTLRGSLTNPLNELVDRQMKIINKKWGKWDSDQDGTLSQKEYQVAKIGRQIPGLALSSWEDWDRDEDGKISKNDCRWLFEAGYGIRRLDGQPLHLPSGQVVYWWHFKALDRDHDDELTLKEFMAYYQRLGDEAGKKRFIEGDQDQNAKINLTEWAAMPGHLLDPIAEFRKMDVNLDASLDEAELMEGIAPFLRPLASYTFPGFDLNQDRVLSLDEYRTSLPANRVENWISYSRDTDKDGRLSLTELGWVSGLELNLLRQEYFDRLDVNSSGYLEFNEFKFTVDLSKVPKELFFKHCDENQDALLSLDEFLKTEKNSGKIKLDGSQEPRVMRIEEAFYRADLNGDKLISLAELDTPEGHQIIAPDMSFKTGNRSSLQVSNQKDTTEDDSNMMMVVLGLNILLVLGVVLFLFRSHFKKT; translated from the coding sequence AATAAAAAGAAAAGTTCTTCTATAATTTGCAGGTATTTTTTTTATCGTTGGATTTTTGTTCTCTATTTCGTATGTTTCGGTTTACCCTCTCTGGAAGCAGACACTAGTAAACAAAAACTAGAAACAAAAAAAGAGAATACTGAAGGTTCACCTCGTTCCAAACCACCAATTTCTCTTGAAGGTCTTAAAGCGGCTTTTCGTTCCCGTGATATTGATCAGGATGGCCGGGTCACAGAAGCCGAGTTTGTGGCGTCGTTTCCGAAAGAAAAGCAGCCGGAGGCCAAACGGAACTTTCGGCTGTTTAACCGGGATGGCGACGATGTGCTGTCGTTCGCAGAGTACCGCAGCATTGCGGGACTGATTCCCGTCGCGTTACGGGAGGGACTACCCCATCCTCTGCAGTCTCAGTTAGAAGAACAACTGACTGTTCTCAAAAAACAGTGGCTGGAGTGGGACACAGATCGTAACGACCATTTGTCACCAGAGGAATTTAAGGCTGCGAAAATTCACGAACGAATAACAGGTCTACCAGAGGTAGATCTGAAAGAGTGGGACTGTGATGCAGATGGTAAAGTCAGTCTGGAAGACTGTCGCCGTGTTTTGGAAGCCGCTTACGGACTACGACGCTTGGATGGACAGCCGTTGTATCTGCCGTCGGGACAAGTCGTTTACTGGTGGCATTTCAAAAATCTGGATCAAGATCATAATGATCAGCTAACTCTTGACGAGTTCCTCAAATATTATCGGCAATATGGTGAAGAGCAGGGGAAAAAACGATTTACTGACGGAGATACCGACCAGAATCAGTTGATTTCATTACCGGAATGGGCGGCCATGCCAGGTCTGCTGCTCGACCCGATCTCTGAATTTCAGGCACTGGATCGCAATCTGGATGCATTTGTGGATCAGAACGAGTTGATGGAGCATACGGCAAAGTGGTTACAGCCACTGACTCGTTATACCTTTCCGGGATTTGACCTGGATCGCGACGGAAAACTTACCCTGGATGAGTACCGTATGACGATGCCGGCCAACAAACTGGAAAACTGGGCAGTCACATCTCGTGATTCCGACTTTGACGGACGTTTAAGCCTGAATGAGCTGTCCTGGACCTCAGGTCTGGAGTTGAGTCTGTTGAGGCAGGAGTACTTCAGACGTCTCGATACCAACCAGAGTGGTTTTCTGGAATTAAATGAGTATCAGTTTTCCATCGACAGTAGTCGTGTTCCCAAAGAGATAGTGTTAGAGATTACATTTTCTACCAAAGATTCAGACAAGGATGGAAGAATTAGCAAAGCGGAATATGTGTCATCGTTTCCGAAAGAAAAGCAGCCGGAAGCAAAACGAGATTTCCTGTTGTTTAACCGGGATGGCGACGATCATTTATCATTGGCTGAATATCGCACGATTCCAGGGCAGGTTCCTGTTGCGTTACGAGAGGGGCTACCTCATCCCTTGCAACCTCAGTTGGAGCAGCAACTGGCTGTTCTCAAAAAACAGTGGCCGGAGTGGGATTCAGATCGTAACGATCATTTATCACCAGAGGAATTTAAGGCTGCGAAAATCCATGAACGAATAACAGGTCTACCAGAGGCAGATTTGAAAGAGTGGGATCGTGATGCAGATGGTAAAGTCAGCCTGGAAGACTGTCGCCGTGTTTTGGAAGCCGCTTACGGAATCCGTCGTCTGGATGGACAGCCGTTGTATCTACCATCGGGACAAGTGGTTTACTGGTGGCATTTTAAAGACTTGGACCGTGACCGAAATAATCAACTGACTTTAAAAGAGTTCCAAGCCTATTATAACCGCTTCGGTGAAGAGGAGGCCGTGAAACGGTTTCAGAAAGGAGACACCGATCAGGGAAGAACAATCTCTGTTAAAGAATGGGCGGCCATGCCGGGACATCTTCTCGATCCCATTGCCGAATTCCGAAAGATGGACGTCAATTTGGATGCTTCACTGGACGAAGCGGAATTGATGGAGGGCATTGCTCCCTTTCTAAGACCTCTGGCACAGTTTACCTTTCCCGGGTTTGATTTGGATCAGGATGGAAGGCTCTCCTTGGATGAATATCGTTTGACCCTGGTTGCTAACCGCATCGAAAACTGGGATGTCACTTCAAGGGATACCGATCATGATGGGCGTTTAAGCCTGCAGGAAATGGCCTGGATTCCTGGCCTGGAGTTAAGTCTGTTGCGGCAGGATTACTTCCGGCAATTGGACCAGAATCAGAACGGATATCTGGAACTTGATGAATTCAAAGTTTCGATCGATGGAGGAAAAGTCCCAGGTGAGGTTGCCTTAAAAGCGGGTTTTTACAGCAGGGATGCTAATCGGGATCGAAAGGTCACAGAAGCCGAGTTTGTGGCGTCGTTTCCGAAAGAAAAGCAGCCGGAGGCCAAACGGAACTTTCGGCTGTTTAACCGGGATGGCGACGATGTGCTGTCGTTCGCAGAGTACCGCAGCATTGCGGGACTGATTCCCGTCGCGTTACGGGAGGGACTACCCCATCCTCTGCAGTCTCAGTTAGAAGAACAACTGACTGTTCTCAAAAAACAGTGGCTGGAGTGGGACACAGATCGTAACGACCATTTGTCACCAGAGGAATTTAAGGCTGCGAAAATTCACGAACGAATAACAGGTCTACCAGAGGTAGATCTGAAAGAGTGGGACTGTGATGCAGATGGTAAAGTCAGTCTGGAAGACTGTCGCCGTGTTTTGGAAGCCGCTTACGGACTACGACGCTTGGATGGACAGCCGTTGTATCTGCCGTCGGGACAAGTCGTTTACTGGTGGCATTTCAAAAATCTGGATCAAGATCATAATGATCAGCTAACTCTTGACGAGTTCCTCAAATATTATCGGCAATATGGTGAAGAGCAGGGGAAAAAACGATTTACTGACGGAGATACCGACCAGAATCAGTTGATTTCATTACCGGAATGGGCGGCCATGCCAGGTCTGCTGCTCGACCCGATCTCTGAATTTCAGGCACTGGATCGCAATCTGGATGCATTTGTGGATCAGAACGAGTTGATGGAGCATACGGCAAAGTGGTTACAGCCACTGACTCGTTATACCTTTCCGGGATTTGACCTGGATCGCGACGGAAAACTTACCCTGGATGAGTACCGTATGACGATGCCGGCCAACAAACTGGAAAACTGGGCAGTCACATCTCGTGATTCCGACTTTGACGGACGTTTAAGCCTGAATGAGCTGTCCTGGACCTCAGGTCTGGAGTTGAGTCTGTTGAGGCAGGAGTACTTCAGACGTCTCGATACCAACCAGAGTGGTTTTCTGGAATTAAATGAGTATCAGTTTTCCATCGACAGTAGTCGTGTTCCCAAAGAGATAGTGTTAGAGATTACATTTTCTACCAAAGATTCAGACAAGGATGGAAGAATTAGCAAAGCGGAATATGTGTCATCGTTTCCGAAAGAAAAGCAGCCGGAAGCAAAACGAGATTTCCTGTTGTTTAACCGGGATGGCGACGATCATTTATCATTGGCTGAATATCGCACGATTCCAGGGCAGGTTCCTGTTGCGTTACGAGAGGGGCTACCTCATCCCTTGCAACCTCAGTTGGAGCAGCAACTGGCTGTTCTCAAAAAACAGTGGCCGGAGTGGGATTCAGATCGTAACGATCATTTATCACCAGAGGAATTTAAGGCTGCGAAAATCCATGAACGAATAACAGGTCTACCAGAGGCAGATTTGAAAGAGTGGGATCGTGATGCAGATGGTAAAGTCAGCCTGGAAGACTGTCGCCGTGTTTTGGAAGCCGCTTACGGAATCCGTCGTCTGGATGGACAGCCGTTGTATCTACCATCGGGACAAGTGGTTTACTGGTGGCATTTTAAAGACTTGGACCGTGACCGAAATAATCAACTGACTTTAAAAGAGTTCCAAGCCTATTATAACCGCTTCGGTGAAGAGGAGGCCGTGAAACGGTTTCAGAAAGGAGACACCGATCAGGGAAGAACAATCTCTGTTAAAGAATGGGCGGCCATGCCGGGACATCTTCTCGATCCCATTGCCGAATTCCGAAAGATGGACGTCAATTTGGATGCTTCACTGGACGAAGCGGAATTGATGGAGGGCATTGCTCCCTTTCTAAGACCTCTGGCACAGTTTACCTTTCCCGGGTTTGATTTGGATCAGGATGGAAGGCTCTCCTTGGATGAATATCGTTTGACCCTGGTTGCTAACCGCATCGAAAACTGGGATGTCACTTCAAGGGATACCGATCATGATGGGCGTTTAAGCCTGCAGGAAATGGCCTGGATTCCTGGCCTGGAGTTAAGTCTGTTGCGGCAGGATTACTTCCGGCAATTGGACCAGAATCAGAACGGATATCTGGAACTTGATGAATTCAAAGTTTCGATCGATGGAGGAAAAGTCCCAGGTGAGGTTGCCTTAAAAGCGGGTTTTTACAGCAGGGATGCTAATCGGGATCGAAAGGTCACAGAAGCCGAGTTTGTGGCGTCGCTTCCGAAAGAAAAACAACCGGAGGCCAAACGGAACTTTCGGCTGTTTAACCGGGATGGCGACGATGTGCTGTCGTTTGCAGAGTACCGCAGCATTGCGGGGCTGATTCCCGTCACGTTACGGGAGGGACTACCCCATCCCTTGCAACCTCAGTTGGAGCAGCAACTAGCTGTTCTCAAAAAACAGTGGCTGGAGTGGGACACAGATCGTAACGACCATTTGTCACCAGAGGAATTTAAGGCTGCGAAAATTCACGAACGAATAACAGGTCTACCAGAGGCAGATTTGAAAGAGTGGGATCGTGATGCAGATGGTAAAGTCAGCCTGGAAGACTGTCGCCGTGTTTTGGAAGCCGCTTACGGACTACGACGCTTGGATGGACAGCCGTTGTATCTACCATCGGGACAGATCGTTTATTGGTGGCATTTTAAAGACTTGGACCGTGACCGAAATAATCAACTGACTTTAAAAGAGTTTCAGGCCTATTATAACCGTTTTGGTGAAGAGGAGGCCGTGAAACGGTTTCAGAAAGGAGACACCGATCAGGGAGGGACAATCTCTGTTAAAGAATGGGCGGCAATGCCTGGAAACCTGATCGATACGGTTGCCGATTTCCAGAAGATGGATACTGATCTTGATGGTAAGGTCAATCAGAAAGAGTTAATGGAAGGAGTTATGACGTTCCTGCGTCCGTTGGCTCGCTTTACATTCCCCGGTTTTGATATTAATCAGGATGGATTTTTGTCTCTGGATGAATATCGGCTAACACTTCCCGTAAACCGCATCGAAAATTGGAGCACATTATCACGTGATAGAGATCACGATGGTCGCTTGAGTCTACAGGAAATGGCGTGGATTCCTGGAATGGAATTGAGTCTGTTAAGACAAGAATATTTTCAGCGTCTGGATGTGAATAAAGATGGTTTTCTCGATTTGGATGAGTTTAATTTCATCCTCGATTCTACAAAGGTACCAGCGAAAGTCGCCTTGAAATTCGGCTTTAAAATCCAAGATACGAATCATGATGGTTACGTGAACGAGACTGAATTTCTTTCATCATTTCCGAAGGAAAAACAACCTGAAGCAAAGCGGGACTTTCAGTTGTTTAACCGAAATGGTGATAAATATCTCTCGTTTGATGAGTATCGGACGATCGCTGGTCTGGTTCCTGTTTCGCTTCGAAGTGAGTTATCACATCCATTAACTGTTCTGGTAGAAGAGCAGCTGGCTGTTCTCAAAAAACAGTGGCCGGAGTGGGATTCAGATCGTAACGATCATTTATCACCAGAGGAATTTAAGGCTGTGAAAATCCACGAACGAATAACAGGTCTACCAGAGGCAGATTTGAAAGAGTGGGACTGTGATGCAGATGGTAAAATCAGCCTGGAAGACTGTCGCCGTGTTTTGGAAGCCGCTTACGGAATCCGTCGTTTAGACGGTCAGCCGCTCCATTTACCTTCAGGTCAAGTTGTTTACTGGTGGCATTTCAAGGCTCTGGATCGAGACCATGATGATGAATTGACGCTCCAGGAATTTATGGCTTACTATCAGAGATTGGGAGACGAAGCTGGCAAAAAACGTTTTGTTGAGGGTGACCAGGATCAGAATGCGAAAATAAATCTCACTGAATGGGCGGCCATGCCGGGACATCTTCTCGATCCCATTGCCGAATTCCGAAAGATGGACGTCAATTTGGATGCTTCGCTGGACGAAGCGGAATTGATGGAGGGCATTGCTCCCTTTCTAAGACCTCTGGCACAGTTTACCTTTCCCGGGTTTGATTTGGATCAGGATGGAAGGCTCTCCTTGGATGAATATCGTTTGACCCTGGTTGCTAACCGCATCGAAAACTGGGATGTCACTTCAAGGGATACCGATCATGATGGGCGTTTAAGCCTGCAGGAAATGGCCTGGATTCCTGGCCTGGAGTTAAGTCTGTTGCGGCAGGATTACTTCCGGCAATTGGACCAGAATCAGAACGGATATCTGGAACTTGATGAATTCAAAGTTTCGATCGATGGAGGAAAAGTCCCAGGTGAGGTTGCCTTAAAAGCGGGTTTTTACAGCAGGGATGCTAATCGGGATCGAAAGGTCACAGAAGCCGAGTTTGTGGCGTCGTTTCCGAAAGAAAAGCAGCCGGAGGCCAAACGGAACTTTCGGCTGTTTAACCGGGATGGCGACGATGTGCTGTCGTTCGCAGAGTACCGCAGCATTGCGGGACTGATTCCCGTCGCGTTACGGGAGGGACTACCCCATCCTCTGCAGTCTCAGTTAGAAGAACAACTGACTGTTCTCAAAAAACAGTGGCTGGAGTGGGACACAGATCGTAACGACCATTTGTCACCAGAGGAATTTAAGGCTGCGAAAATTCACGAACGAATAACAGGTCTACCAGAGGTAGATCTGAAAGAGTGGGACTGTGATGCAGATGGTAAAGTCAGTCTGGAAGACTGTCGCCGTGTTTTGGAAGCCGCTTACGGACTACGACGCTTGGATGGACAGCCGTTGTATCTGCCGTCGGGACAAGTCGTTTACTGGTGGCATTTCAAAAATCTGGATCAAGATCATAATGATCAGCTAACTCTTGACGAGTTCCTCAAATATTATCGGCAATATGGTGAAGAGCAGGGGAAAAAACGATTTACTGACGGAGATACCGACCAGAATCAGTTGATTTCATTACCGGAATGGGCGGCCATGCCAGGTCTGCTGCTCGACCCGATCTCTGAATTTCAGGCACTGGATCGCAATCTGGATGCATTTGTGGATCAGAACGAGTTGATGGAGCATACGGCAAAGTGGTTACAGCCACTGACTCGTTATACCTTTCCGGGATTTGACCTGGATCGCGACGGAAAACTTACCCTGGATGAGTACCGTATGACGATGCCGGCCAACAAACTGGAAAACTGGGCAGTCACATCTCGTGATTCCGACTTTGACGGACGTTTAAGCCTGAATGAGCTGTCCTGGACCTCAGGTCTGGAGTTGAGTCTGTTGAGGCAGGAGTACTTCAGACGTCTCGATACCAACCAGAGTGGTTTTCTGGAATTAAATGAGTATCAGTTTTCCATCGACAGTAGTCGTGTTCCCAAAGAGATAGTGTTAGAGATTACATTTTCTACCAAAGATTCAGACAAGGATGGAAGAATTAGCAAAGCGGAATATGTGTCATCGTTTCCGAAAGAAAAGCAGCCGGAAGCAAAACGAGATTTCCTGTTGTTTAACCGGGATGGCGACGATCATTTATCATTGGCTGAATATCGCACGATTCCAGGGCAGGTTCCTGTTGCGTTACGCAGTGAGTTACCTCATCCATTAACATCAATGATTAAAAAGCAGATGAACCGAATCGAAAAGAACTGGGGTCAGTGGGATCAGGATGGTGATGATGTTCTATCACCAAAAGAATATGAATCAACCACATTGAAAACATACATTCCAAGTATTGCTCCCCTGGACCTGAACGACTGGGATCGGGATACGGACGGAAAAATCAACCGGGAAGATTGTCTACGGGTGATCGAAGCCGCTTATGGTATGCGTCGTCTGGACGGCCAGGTTTTACAGTTGCCCACTGGTTTAGTAGTTTACTGGTGGCATTTTAAAGACCTGGATCGTGATCATGATGACTATTTGACACTGAAAGAATTTCAAACTTATTATAACCGTTTTGGTGAAGAGGAGGCCGTGAAACGGTTTCAGAAAGGAGACACCGATCAGGGAGGGACAATCTCTGTTAAAGAATGGGCGGCAATGCCTGGCTTCCTACTCAATCCCATTTCAGAATTCCGTAAACTTGATACCAGCTATGATGGGATGGTCACTCGGAAGGAACTTACTGAAGGAGTTGCTCCCTTTCTAAAACCACTCGCAGAGACAGTCTTTCCTGGATTTGACTTGAATCAGGACGGAGTTCTTTCCCTTGACGAGTATCGAATGACCCCAGTGGCCAATCGGGTCGAAAACTGGATGGTCAGAGCACGTGACCAAAACAATGACGGAAAGCTGAGTCTATCCGAATTGCCATGGACTCCCGGTCTGGAGCTGAGCTTGTTGCGTAAAGAGTATTTCGACAGGCTGGATGGTAATCGGGATGGTTTTTTGGACCTGAATGAATATCAATTTTCTATTGATTTCAACAATACTCCACCAGAAGTGGTTTTACAAAACGGGTTTCGCAAACGTGATACCGACCAGGACGGATCCCTGAGCCAGTCCGAATATATATCTGCATTCCCTACTGAGAAAAAACCTGAAGCCAAGCGTGATTTTCAGCTGTTTGATCGGGATGCAGATCACAGGCTGTCAGTCGACGAATACGCTGCTATCCCAGGAATGGCGCCGAGTACGTTACGCGGTTCGCTAACGAATCCATTAAATGAACTGGTTGACAGGCAAATGAAGATCATTAATAAAAAATGGGGGAAATGGGACAGTGATCAAGATGGAACACTATCTCAAAAAGAGTATCAGGTTGCAAAAATAGGAAGGCAGATACCCGGGTTGGCACTTTCTTCCTGGGAAGACTGGGATCGAGATGAAGATGGAAAAATCAGCAAGAATGACTGTCGCTGGTTATTTGAAGCCGGATATGGAATCCGTCGTTTGGACGGTCAGCCGCTCCATTTACCTTCAGGTCAAGTTGTTTACTGGTGGCATTTCAAGGCTCTGGATCGAGACCATGATGATGAATTGACGCTCAAGGAATTTATGGCTTACTATCAGAGATTGGGAGACGAAGCTGGCAAAAAACGTTTTATTGAGGGTGACCAGGATCAGAATGCGAAAATAAATCTCACTGAATGGGCGGCCATGCCAGGACATCTTCTCGACCCCATTGCCGAATTTCGGAAGATGGACGTCAATTTGGATGCTTCACTGGACGAAGCGGAATTGATGGAGGGTATTGCTCCTTTTCTAAGACCGCTGGCAAGTTATACCTTTCCGGGCTTTGATTTGAACCAGGATCGTGTTCTGTCTCTTGATGAATATCGAACATCTCTTCCTGCAAACAGAGTCGAAAACTGGATTTCATACTCAAGAGATACTGATAAGGATGGGCGATTATCTCTTACTGAACTGGGCTGGGTATCGGGGCTAGAATTAAACCTGTTGCGACAGGAATACTTTGACAGGCTGGATGTCAATAGTAGCGGCTATCTTGAATTCAATGAGTTTAAATTTACTGTCGATTTGAGCAAAGTTCCCAAAGAACTCTTTTTTAAACATTGTGATGAGAATCAGGATGCTTTGTTATCACTTGATGAATTCCTCAAAACAGAGAAGAACAGTGGCAAAATCAAACTGGATGGAAGTCAAGAGCCACGTGTCATGCGAATTGAAGAGGCCTTTTACCGAGCTGATTTGAATGGGGATAAGCTGATCAGTCTTGCAGAGCTTGATACACCAGAGGGGCACCAGATCATTGCTCCAGATATGTCCTTCAAGACCGGTAATCGAAGCAGTTTACAGGTTTCCAACCAGAAAGACACGACAGAAGATGATTCAAATATGATGATGGTCGTACTGGGTCTGAATATCCTTTTGGTTCTGGGGGTCGTCCTGTTTTTGTTTCGATCTCACTTTAAAAAAACTTGA